DNA from Roseimicrobium sp. ORNL1:
GAGCAGCGCTTCGGCCTCGTGGACGGCGCGAGCCGCACGCTGGAGGAAGTGGGACGCCAGTTCCACGTGACCCGCGAGCGTATCCGCCAGATTGAAGCCAAGGCCCTGCGCAAGCTGCGCCACCCGACCCGCATCCGGAAGCTGGGCGGATTCTTCGGCACGCAGTAGTCATGAAATCAACGCCTCCGCACGGCTCTGCCAAACGGCACCCGGCGGGGGTGCAGCATGCGGTGCTGCAATTCGCCGAGCTCTTCGATGGGTTGGATGAAGTGCTGTTCTGGATCAAGGACCGGCGTGGTCGCTATCTGCATGTGAACCGCGCCTTCCTGCTGAACTTTGATCTGCAGGAGCCAGCGCAGGCCGTAGGCAAGACGGACTATGACCTCTCCCCGGCCTTCCTCGCGGACCAGTTCGTCACGGACGACGAGCGCGTGCTGAAGGGGCACAAGGTCGTGGGTCGCATCGAACTCGTAGGAGGCGCGGACCAGGCGGCACGCTGGAATGTGACGCACAAGCTGCCGCTGCGGGACACGCGTGGACGTGTCATCGGCACCACCGGCACCACACGCCCACTCAAGTCTGCCGAGCGTTCCATGAGCGGTGGCCACGGTCTGGAGCACGTGCTGCTGCGCATCCGCGATGGCTACCACGGCCCGCTGACGAATGGTGAACTCGCCACCCAGGCCGGGCTGAGCGTGCGCGCGTTTGAGCGGAAATTCCTGCAGGTCTTCCACCTGCCCCCGCAGCAGTACATCCGGAAGCTGCGCGTGCGCATGGCCACTCGCGCCCTCGTCTTCACGGACAAGCCACTGGCGGAGGTCGCCATCGAGTGCGGCTTCGCGGACCAGAGCCACTTCGGTCACGAGTTCCGCAAGCATACCGGCCGCACCCCCCGCGCCTACCGCGAGCACTATCGCATCACCTAGGAGGTTAGGCGTCCCCGCCTGACAGTGGGCGTTAGGCCTCCCGGCCTGACGTCACTGCACGCAGAACTCGCTCTTTACGTCGAAGGGACGACTCCGGTTAACCGCAAAGGGGCAAAGCAGCAAAGGACGCAAAGGAGCAGGAAAGTCGGGTGGCCGTCATGGTGACGCGAAGCCAGCAGAGGTAGTGCACCTCGATGCAGAGGAGGCAGAGACGCTCAGCTCAGATGCACCTCAGCCAGGATGGAGGTTAGGCGTCCCCGCCTGACAGTGGGCGTTGGGCCTTCCGGCCCGACAGTCATAGATTTCTATCTAGAGAGCGGTCGGGTCGGATGACCCAACCACCGCTGTCAGGCCAGAAGGCCTAACCTCCTTCAGAAAAACCACTCAATAATTAAACAACTGCCCCACGCCGTACTTCTCGTCGATGCCGCGCTGCTTGAGCGTGACGTTGAGCGCCTCGGTGACGCGGACTTTCATGTTCGGCTTGAGGCGGCGGCCTTTGCGGGCCTTCTGCACAATCTTGTGGGTAAGCCCGCCGCGGTTCATCTGCACCACGTCATGATTTTTCAGGGCGTGCTTTTCGATCACAGCATCAATCGGCTGGGTGCCGAGATTTCGCTCCAGGGCGGGGGCGCCGTCCGAAGACTCCTCGCCCTCATCGCCGTCTTCGTGCAGGTCGGTCTCGAGTTCGTCTTCGTCGTTTTCCTTGCCCAGGTCTTCATTGTCTTCCATCATGCCACCCCTTCTAGCACGGTCTGAGCGGGGCTGCCAAGCGCATCCGCCCTGACTGGACCCTGCGGAGGGAAGCCCTGTA
Protein-coding regions in this window:
- a CDS encoding AraC family transcriptional regulator, producing MKSTPPHGSAKRHPAGVQHAVLQFAELFDGLDEVLFWIKDRRGRYLHVNRAFLLNFDLQEPAQAVGKTDYDLSPAFLADQFVTDDERVLKGHKVVGRIELVGGADQAARWNVTHKLPLRDTRGRVIGTTGTTRPLKSAERSMSGGHGLEHVLLRIRDGYHGPLTNGELATQAGLSVRAFERKFLQVFHLPPQQYIRKLRVRMATRALVFTDKPLAEVAIECGFADQSHFGHEFRKHTGRTPRAYREHYRIT